In one Alnus glutinosa chromosome 14, dhAlnGlut1.1, whole genome shotgun sequence genomic region, the following are encoded:
- the LOC133857937 gene encoding piriformospora indica-insensitive protein 2, producing MALFHSFSGLAIVFLHTLLSLLVISHQQPQLDPAERDAVYRVLNSVNPTVPWRSLFPDDDLCSSAPHGVVCEYFSDGDGDVLSSVHITELSFGYVSDYAPNPPCSSDSTLDPLLFTAFKFLRKLFFYKCFTDETRRVSLPADSVSPGFSSTLEELVFIDNPALVGPLSGLLRNYTSLRRVVLTGNGVYGEIPDGLGDDSVVLQELTLSRNQLSGGVLANLSKLKSLRVLDLSHNRFDGYLPEALGNLTELLKLDLSYNGLSGKIPEGLKNLQSLEFLDLSYNRFGNYGLPLFLAEMPRLREVHLSGNPLGGAIPEIWENMGGVLGIGLSNTGLVGNIPASMGVNLRNLRYLGLDNNSLEGTVPVEFALLGTVSEINLENNNLSGRLPFSAKFSAKIGGKLKLGGNPELCVAEQLGSGSLGKLKACTNKPVIPNAALFSAGSNPLLVVPHVLVFLGFLVCLGLINS from the coding sequence ATGGCCCTGTTCCATTCATTTTCCGGTTTGGCCATCGTCTTCCTCCATACCCTCCTGTCCCTTCTTGTCATTTCACACCAGCAACCCCAGCTCGACCCGGCCGAGCGCGACGCCGTCTACAGGGTCCTCAACTCCGTCAACCCCACCGTCCCCTGGCGCTCACTCTTTCCCGACGACGACCTCTGCTCCTCAGCCCCACACGGCGTCGTTTGCGAATACTTCTCCGACGGTGACGGCGACGTTTTGTCGTCCGTCCATATCACCGAGCTCAGCTTCGGGTACGTCTCGGACTACGCTCCGAACCCGCCTTGCAGTTCGGACTCCACACTCGACCCCTTACTCTTCACCGCCTTCAAGTTCCTCCGCAAGCTCTTCTTTTACAAGTGCTTCACCGACGAAACGCGCCGCGTTTCGCTCCCCGCGGACTCCGTTTCGCCGGGCTTCTCGTCCACTCTCGAGGAGCTGGTCTTCATTGATAACCCGGCTCTGGTAGGGCCTCTCAGTGGCTTACTTCGTAATTATACGAGCCTGAGAAGGGTAGTTCTGACCGGAAACGGAGTTTACGGTGAAATCCCAGATGGGCTCGGCGACGATTCGGTCGTTCTCCAGGAACTCACGCTCTCGAGAAACCAACTCTCCGGTGGAGTCCTGGCGAACTTATCCAAGCTGAAGAGCCTGAGGGTTCTTGACCTGAGTCACAACCGCTTTGACGGATATCTCCCCGAAGCTTTGGGTAATCTCACGGAGCTATTGAAGCTGGACCTGAGCTACAACGGGCTTTCCGGTAAAATACCAGAGGGTTTAAAGAACCTACAGAGCCTGGAGTTCCTGGACTTGAGCTACAACCGTTTTGGCAACTACGGCCTGCCGTTGTTCCTAGCGGAGATGCCCAGGCTGAGAGAGGTGCATTTGAGTGGGAATCCGCTGGGAGGGGCAATACCGGAAATATGGGAAAATATGGGGGGTGTTTTGGGGATAGGATTGTCAAACACGGGACTGGTTGGGAATATTCCGGCTTCAATGGGGGTAAACTTGAGAAACCTGCGTTACTTGGGGCTTGACAACAACAGCCTTGAAGGGACTGTGCCAGTGGAGTTTGCGCTCTTGGGGACTGTGAGTGAAATCAATTTGGAGAACAACAATTTGAGCGGAAGACTCCCATTCTCCGCCAAATTCTCAGCCAAAATTGGCGGAAAGCTGAAGCTTGGTGGCAATCCAGAGCTGTGTGTGGCGGAGCAGTTGGGCTCCGGCAGCTTGGGGAAGTTGAAGGCGTGCACCAACAAACCTGTTATTCCCAATGCTGCCCTTTTCAGCGCGGGTTCTAATCCACTGCTGGTTGTCCCACATGTGCTCGTGTTTCTCGGATTTCTTGTTTGTCTTGGGTTGATTAATTCTTAG